Sequence from the Fragaria vesca subsp. vesca linkage group LG4, FraVesHawaii_1.0, whole genome shotgun sequence genome:
CCTTGAGATCATCCATTTCAAGAGTCAGAGAACCAGCACAATAACCATCACATTCAGTATCAGAAGGAGGTTGAGAAGCGTTGTCACTATTTTATGGAACAAAACCTAATGGAGTTGGTGAGTTAGCTGATATGGGTGGTACAACCATACCACTGCTAGCAGTCATATTGTTATGTGGTGAAACTAAAATCCATATTGTGTGGTTGCAGGGGAAGCATTATACTGATGCACATTAGTAAAATCAGAAGAGGCAAATAGATTGATCCCATTTTGAGTGACACCATGATTACCAACAGAAGAAAGCATATTAGACTGAATATATCTATAAACCACAATTTTGTGACACGACATTTTGATTCATAGACTTGCCAATATGACGTGCATAACTACTATAAGCTTGAGAATTTGAAAAATACTTTCCACTCCCAGACTATAACCATAGGGATTACACATTCTAGGATTTTGAGCAGCAACATATGTTAGCATGCAAGATGACACATGATTCCCATTCATTTAGCTACAATTATACAAACCTTGATTTTGAGGAATGCTAGGCATGCTAAACTGAACATTTTTAGATGCAGGACAAACTGAACCACATTGAGCTAACCTTGCAGTTAAAGAGGATAAAAAATATGTCTTGTTTTTCAACTCAATCTTTTTAATAGGAATTATAGATTTATTGAAATGGAAATGGAAATGCAAAACTTGTTAAAGTAGAGAGCAAGAACACTTTAGAGTCTAAATTATGGCTATTCTCATTAATTGCAAATTGAAAGTTAGAAGAGATTATATAGTTATGGATTATAGCAAAATGATCAGAACCAAATTACCTTGCTATATATACTACTCCTGACCAAAAATGTTCTTATTAACAACTTGAAAAGATTAAAACATGGATAATTTTGATGTGAGTCAAGATGTGTGGATTATATTTGCATCTCCAGCAGTATTGATAAATTGAAAAAAATTAGAGATTTATCAATTTTTAAATGAATCTTTGCTCCAGCAGTATACTTAAGAAATTGATAAATTTGGAAATTGATAGAGAAAATTGATAAATTTATCAATCTTTTAGAGACAATTAACTAAAACTTAGCTAATGTATACAATTTAGCAATACTGCTGGAGCAAAATTTCAAAAATTAATGTTGTAAATCTAAATGTTGACAAATTTAACAATAAATTTAATTGTATTGCTGGAGATGCTTGTGACAATTTCACTCCTCTTAAACTTACATGCGTTAATATTTTTTATTTTTTATTTTATTTTTATTTTTATTTTTTAAGAAAGGTGCTAATGTTAGAAGCTAGCTTTAAAAAGTGCTGATTTGGAATCAAGAGCAAAGTCCATAACAGCTTATCTAGTTATCTCCTTAGTATCACTAACAGCTGTCCAAAGTTTGTCCCCTGCATGTAGCCAACAAGATTCATTTGAAGAGAAACGTGGATAACACAGCGATTTGATCTCTCCGTTCCCAACACTTGTTAGTTGTTACACATATTTACAAATCCTGCCGCAGCCAATAAATGTCTCCTCTCCTCTTCTACCTCGAATGTTTAAACCCCGCTCTCTCTCTAACCCATTCAGAACTCCCACCTATTATTTTTCTTACTGTTGCAGTAGTTTTCATTTTCTAGTTTTAATGAACAGTAAAACCGAAAAAATTGGTGAAATTTCCTACAATGCATTACAAGACAACCTCAGCTTCTACTTGCACTAGTTTCAGGCTTCCAGCTCACTCTAGCTAACTGGGTCGCTCGTGATTCTCTCCCTCTCTCAGTCTTCTCAGTTTCCTTGGTTTTCTCGGCCACCAAAGTTTAAGGTAAGGAGAACTGCTCCTACCCACTTAAAATCTGGTTTTTCTGTCCTCACTGCTTCAATAATTTCATGGGTTTGTGGTTCTTATGCTAAAGAATGTACCTTTGTGTCTGAAAGTTAAGGAATTTGAGTTTGAGGTTTAGGCTAAGGAAGCTAACGTTTGTGGTTGTTTAGGGTAACTGAGACCTCACTGGTGCAGTTGAAGTTGTTGGTTGACCAAAATGTTCGGTTTTTCTCGCAAACGCATGAAGATTGGACGGTGAGCTTGTCTTGTTTGAGCTATAAAGTTTTCGTTTTTATTTATTATTGTTGCTACTAGAAAATGTTGCATGCCCTTTGTTGATTTTGTGAGTCCAATCTTCTCTATCAGTGAATTTTGGTAATTCGTATGTAATTTATACAATGTCAGTTAGTGGAAGTTGAAATTTTGATATAAATTATGATGAAGGATTTATAGAATGAGATTGTGATAAAAGTTGTAATGATTGTGTTGACTTAGATTGAAAGTCCAGCTCTCAGATTCTACTCAGGGAACTAGAAGCCCCATAAGACAGCCGAAACGAAATAACAGCTCCAATGTAAGGCTCTTAATAGCTTGTTTTGTGTATGGGTTTAGTTTCAAATGTCAATGATTCCCTGCTCTGAGCTGAGCTCATTTTGATTTTGGCAGAATGACTCTGATGCGCCAGCAAGTAGTCTTTCTGATGAGCTTGATTGCCAGTGTCCTTCTGCTCCTGAGATTAGTAATTCCACAATGGGGAGCTCCGAGAATTGGATGGTGTTGTCGATTTCTGGAGACAAGCCTAAGCCCCGATTCAATGTAAAATTTATATGGTAAACGGGTTCGGTTTATTTGTGTCTGTGGTGGTGTCGGTAGCTAAACCTTCGTTTTTCTTTTCCAAAAACAGCATGCGGCGGCTGTAATTGGGAATAAGATGATAGTGGTTGGTGGTGAATCAGGGAGTGAACTGCTAGACGATGTACAGGTAGGATAATGATTCTGTCATTTATTTGATATCAAGTAGATATCGGCTTTTATTAGATAACTACATTAGTGCATATTCATGCTGAAAATCACTAAGCTGCCATTTCCATTTTCAGGTGCTCAATTTTGACAGTTTTACATGGACCACAGCGTTGTCAAAGCTTTACTTGTCACCAAGCAGTCTGCCCTTAAAGATCCCTGCATGCAAGGGCCACAAACTGGTACAATCTTATTGTTATCTTATGTTTGGTATGCATTTCCATATGGGGTAGAGTTTCTTCCTCTAGAAGACATTGGATATCAAGATGCCTACAGGTTGGAATGTATAGCTAGGATTTGTAGGAAGCTAGCTATGAACTTGAAAGAATACCATAAATACGTTTGCATTTTTTTTTGCTGTAGACTTGGACTAAAGTAGGTTTCTATATCATAACTTAGGTCTAGGTAAATCAGGTTGGTTTACCTTTGAAAGTTATACTCTTTCTTATCTAGGTTTCCTGGGGGAAAAAGGCACTCCTGGTTGGAGGAAAGACTGAACCTGGGAGTGACAAAATTTCAGGTTAACATTCCCGTCTTTAAAGCTTATGAAGTATTTGCTTTTGGTTTGTACGTATATGAAATTATTTCAGTTCTTTCATTTATGCAGTTTGGGCATTTGACACTGAGACAGAATGCTGGTCTCATATGGAAGCAAAGGGTGATATACCGGTACTTTTTCTTTCTCTTCTTTTCTCCAATGAACTGGTGTTTTGACTTGGACCTTACAGTTGTAGAAATTATAACCTGACTGCTCAAGTTTTGATTCTGGTACCAATTCGTTAAGAAATTAAGAAACTGTTCATCACCCTAGATTATCCTTGACTATCTTGCCTGGAACTTAAAATCAGTCATTTAATGAAAATTTTGCTGAGTATTGAAATATATTGATTGGTAGTCTTTCCTCATATTTATACACTGCAGGTTGCTCGTACCGGTCACACTGTAGTCAGGGCAAGTTCTGTATTGATCCTTTTTGGTGGTGAAGATGCTAAAAGAAAAAAACTGCATGATCTACATATGTTTGATCTGAAGTCATTGACATGGCTACCTCTTCATTGCACGTGAGTGATTTTAGCCATGCTGTGTGTGATTCTCTGATGAAACCCGAATATAACAATCGCACCTCTTTTCTGGTTTCTTCTTATTTGGTTGAGACCTTTCCTCTTTACATGGCCTTAAAAATGTTAACCTTTCTTTTTATGTCGTTCTAAATGTCTTAATTGATATACATTCAGAGGAACGGGACCATCTCCGAGGTCCAACCATGTGGCAGCTCTTTATGATGACAAAACTCTTTTTGTATTTGGAGGCACATCAAAATCCAAGACTTTGAATGATTTGTATTCACTTGACTTTGAAACGGTGAGTGAATGCTCTGTAATTCTTACACTTCCTATAAAACTGGGCTGTGTGGTCAAACATATCAACTCTTTGTAGTTGAGAATTAAACTCTTATTTTGTGATATACTGATGGGCTTTTTTCTCAGATGGTATGGTCAAGAATAAAAAAGCGAGGTTTCCATCCATCACCTAGAGCTGGTTGCTGTGGAGTCCTGTGTGGAACCAAATGGTATATTGTTGGTGGTGGAAGCAGAAAAAAAAGTAAGCCTCGTAACTAAGACATGGTTGAGCTTTTTGGAATGTTTCTATAATGCCACGCACGAAAGTGCCCTCTAGACCTTGAATTTCACTAAAGGAAAAAGAAAAGGAATTTTTTGTACAAGCTTTCAACAAAAGAAAAAAAATACAAGAAATACATTCTTGAAGTGAAGTGCATAATTTTGATGTAGAAGCCCTTATACTTTTTGGTTTCCTAATCCTTTCCAGGACATGCGGAGACTCTGATCTTTGATGTTTTGAAACTTGTGTGGTCGTTGGCCATTGCATCGCCTCCGTCTACAATCACTACCAATAAGGTATGCAACATTCACTTTTACAAATATATCAGGGAGCAACATAATTGGTTGCACATCCCATGATGGCATGAACTTAAGCATTTAATCTTACCTTAACCATTTTTCTTATGTTGTATTCTCAGGGTTTCAGCCTAGAGCATGTGCAGCACAAAGAAAAGGATTTTCTTGTTGCTTTTGGGGGATCCAGAAAGGAGCCATCAAATCAGGTTCTTAAGAAATCATGTTTTTGTTTTAGTTGATTCTTTTCTCTCATTAGCCTTGTGCCTTATTGCCCTCTGATGTTTTGTGACAGGTTGAAGTACTAACCATGGAAAAGAATGAATTATCTACGAGTCGTCGATCTTTTCCCAGCAAAGGACCTGGAACTTTGCTGCCTGAAAAACTCCCATCATCAAATGGCTTGGCTAGTCAACTAACTAATGGTTCTTCCCAGCGCTCAGTCAATTCAGTTACTAGACAAAATCTGGCATCTGCAATCGAACAACATGGCTCTGGAAGAAAATCCTTGTCAGAATCCTTGCTTGTCGATGCAAATCCTGTTCCTGGTAACGTGTCACTTCGGAAACAATTTCATAATGACGAAGAATACAACACTGCTGTTAAGGTGACAAAGGGTTCAGAAGATGAAAGTTCTCTCTTGCAGGTACACTGCATTAAGTTTTATTTATTATTGACTACCTCATGATCAAAAAAATTCTGAAGTTTGAAGGAAAAAAAAAAGGGGAAAGAATAATGGAACTTGTCATTTCAGAAATTATTCTGTTCCTTGTTGTTGTAGTTGACATTATGATTTGATGTTGTGTTGTGTTGATTTCAGCCCTCGGAAAAGAAAAATAGTCAATCTGAATCAGCAGTACAAACTAACATTCATGGAGGTAGACTTTACTCAGAGGACATTCTCTCTGCATATGAGTTCGAAAACTCAAATCACAACCATGGACTTGGGAACTTTCCAGTTGACAACAATGATGCCTTATTTCCAGAAAGTGATGGAAAACCAGGAGCACTATCAGCGCCTTCAAGTATGTACCAATATTATGAGAAACTAATAAGAAAGAATGGGGTTTTAGAAGGACAGTTGGCTGCTGCATTGGCCAGTCGAGAAGCTGCAGAGAAAAACTTATCCTCTGCTCTCAAGAGCCGACAGGAGATTGAGAAAAAATTAGCAGACTCTGGGAAGGAGATAGAGTTGCTGAAGGACAAGCTAGCTGGTGTAGAACTTGCCCAAGAAGAGGCTAACAACCTCTCAAGTATTGTTCATTCCGACAATGTGAGGCTTGAGCATGATGTGGCTTTCCTCAAGGCTGTTTTGGATGATACCCAGAAGGTATTATATTTCTAAATGCTGCATTTTGATGTAATCATCTTTGAGCCAAGATATAACTATGTTACATGAAAGATTTGTTTTGACCCACCAATTTTGGTTATTGAATAATGAATATAGGAGCTGCATTCAACTAGAGGAGTTCTAGCTGGAGAACGAGCAAGGGCATTCCAGCTCCAGGTATGGCTATGAATTAGGATGAAATTGGCTGGCTGTTTACATTAAACACTTTGCATCTGTTATGGAATCTTAATCTGACTGTTTATTCTGTGTATCAGGTTGAAGTTTTTCATCTTAAACAAAGACTACAATCGATGGAGAACCGAGCACCTACACCAAGAAAACCATTCTAGGATGAAAGAGTAAGTGAGCAAGGAGCAAGGAGCTGTTGAACAACTCCCACGGTGCAGCACCGCATCAAACTTGAAGCCGCCTCATTGGTATGAAGATCCTATTGGCCTATACCATGTATATAAGTGAAGCCATTGTACCTTAACTTGTATGTTGATATGCTAGGCTATTTTCCACATCTACATGAAACAGAAACGTTTGTTCTGATTTGGCAATGAGAAACTTATGCTATATGTAGGTCACTAGCTTTCCCTTCCCTATGCCCCAGATATTGTGGCCCTGGACATCTTTCTTTCAGGATCCTCCGTTTATAGCGTCAAATTGCTCTTTAGTTTTACACCTTCCATCATGCTTCATGCCTACAGCATCAAGCACTTGCCCTGTGCCCAACCTACCCGTAAAATCCAGAAATCCACGCTCAACAAACTGCCATCCTTCAGACCAAAAAAAAAAAACAAACAAACTGCCATCCTTAATAAGGGCAGAGACCGAGCAGACCTGGAACGATCAACTTTGGTGTACTCCAAGCTATGTAAACATTAAACAAGACAAAGAATACTAGCAGAATGAGTCTGCTTGAATTCACCATTAGCAGCATTGATAATAAAGATGGATTCTAGGGGTTACTTGAATGAGGGATCAAAAGTTGTTTGTACATAGAAATGTTACATGCTTACACCATGGAAGCACTTCTTAAGCCAGCCTTGCCAATCCAAGTGGAAAGCAGATTTGGTATAATTTCGTAGAATATGTAAAAAATGGCCTTTTTGTTTACCAGAGAAAGGAGCATAATTGGTGAATTGGATCAGAGTTGAAACTTCCTTCCTGACCTTTAGAGGTTAGTGAGTAAATTTCCTTGCTTAAGAAGCCATGCAAATGACTTTAGCTTGGGGAGGACAGCAAGCTTCCAATCAGTGAGTCTCAATCTCAGAGTTGTGGGAACCAGATTAGTGACCATTTGGAGTAGAACCCCAAATTAGAACATCTATGCAACAACGCTCGAAACCATGGGGAATAGAGAGAATTTGGAGCTGGAATGATTTTTCGTGAACATGGAGGACGAGCGAAGGCTACAGCTTGCTGAAAAGTGAAAACCAAAGAAGAAGAGGACCTGTCCATGCGCAGTTTCATTCTTGTAGATGTTGAAGCTCTCCTGCGCAACCAAAGGGAGTTCAAAGTAGCCTGTGCTCCTCGAGAAGCAAATAAAATAACACACACATTAGCACAAAAAGCTCCTTGTACTTGTGAATTGTGATAGCCAAACTTGGTTTGCCATTGCTCCCGAATATACAACGGCCGTCATTCTAACGAGTGTAATCGTTTTTTTAATGCAGTTCCTCTTGGAGAATTTGACTCGCAACTTCAATTACTCAGTATATAGTTGATTCATTTACGTTTTAACATAATCAGGTAGTTCTGACTTCTAACAAAGTATCCACATCAAACACTACCGGAGCAAACACTAGCCTACACTAGCAAACACTACCTGATAATCTAGACGAAGCCGCCTGAGCCTAAGCCAACATAGCCTGATTGATGCAGACATCCAAGCAACCATTGACTTTAGGAGTTTAGGTTTGCAAGTGGTAATTAATATTGCAACGTTCACGTTCTTGACAAATATGCATAGGTGTTATAGGATAATTAGAATATTATTGTTCCTGTAAAGTAGATATTTACTCAGTCAGATGTTTATCTAGTCAGTTGTTGACTTAGTCAGTATTGTTATGGTTTGTGGTGGCATGTACCACAAAATAAGGAGAGATTCATGTAATCTTGTTATCTGTAATCTCCTATAAAAGGAGCTCACTCATTCTGATGAAATATACAGTTTTTCCTAAAACACGTTATCAGCACGAAGCTCTAACGTGAGTATTTTTTTTTCCAACAAAAAAAAAAAAAAAAAAANNNNNNNNNNNNNNNNNNNNNNNNNNNNNNNNNNNNNNNNNNNNNNNNNNNNNNNNNNNNNNNNNNNNNNNNNNNNNNNNNNNNNNNNNNNNNNNNNNNNNNNNNNNNNNNNNNNNNNNN
This genomic interval carries:
- the LOC101299756 gene encoding acyl-CoA-binding domain-containing protein 4-like, whose product is MFGFSRKRMKIGRLKVQLSDSTQGTRSPIRQPKRNNSSNNDSDAPASSLSDELDCQCPSAPEISNSTMGSSENWMVLSISGDKPKPRFNHAAAVIGNKMIVVGGESGSELLDDVQVLNFDSFTWTTALSKLYLSPSSLPLKIPACKGHKLVSWGKKALLVGGKTEPGSDKISVWAFDTETECWSHMEAKGDIPVARTGHTVVRASSVLILFGGEDAKRKKLHDLHMFDLKSLTWLPLHCTGTGPSPRSNHVAALYDDKTLFVFGGTSKSKTLNDLYSLDFETMVWSRIKKRGFHPSPRAGCCGVLCGTKWYIVGGGSRKKRHAETLIFDVLKLVWSLAIASPPSTITTNKGFSLEHVQHKEKDFLVAFGGSRKEPSNQVEVLTMEKNELSTSRRSFPSKGPGTLLPEKLPSSNGLASQLTNGSSQRSVNSVTRQNLASAIEQHGSGRKSLSESLLVDANPVPGNVSLRKQFHNDEEYNTAVKVTKGSEDESSLLQVHCINQSESAVQTNIHGGRLYSEDILSAYEFENSNHNHGLGNFPVDNNDALFPESDGKPGALSAPSSMYQYYEKLIRKNGVLEGQLAAALASREAAEKNLSSALKSRQEIEKKLADSGKEIELLKDKLAGVELAQEEANNLSSIVHSDNVRLEHDVAFLKAVLDDTQKELHSTRGVLAGERARAFQLQVEVFHLKQRLQSMENRAPTPRKPF